The DNA sequence AGCTATTTGAAGAAATTAATGACGTAAACAAAATATTAAATGAGATTGATTCAGATCGAATCCTCGTTATTTTAGACTCTAATATCAATAGTCTCTATCTCGATCTTATTGATGCAAGGGAAGGTATTGAGATTTATATCGCCCCTGCTGGTGAAGATTGTAAAAATATCTCGGAAGTTGAAAGAGCATGTGAATTCTTTATAGAAAAAGGAATTCATCGTGGTGCACACCTTGTTGCTATTGGTGGAGGTGCATGTTCGGACTTTGCGGGACTTGTGGCCACGCTACTATTAAGAGGAATTAAGTGGAGTGTTATTCCAACAACTCTACTTTCGATGATAGATGCAAGCATTGGTGGCAAGGTTGCAGTTAACTCAAAGTTTGGGAAGAACTTAATTGGAGCTTTCCATCTTCCTGAAAAAATCTATATTTGTGCAAAGTTTTTAGAAACTCTAGCAGAGGAAGATTTTATTTCTGGTCTAGGTGAATTAGCGAAATACTACTTCCTTGATGAACAAGTATTTAACCTAATTAATAACGAAGCTAGTTTTGAAGAGATTACTCTTCGTTGTGCTAAGTATAAGCAAGAGATTGTAGAGCAAGACTTCAAAGAGGGTGGGATAAGAAAAGTTCTTAATCTTGGCCATACTTTAGGTCATGCAATTGAAAAAGTATATGAGCTTCCACATGGTGTTGCAGTCTACTGGGGATTGAAGCTAATCTTTAATATTTTTCATCGTGATGAAGAAAGTGAATTCTTAAACCAATTCTCCGGAATTTTTGGTTTAGACGCTTTAATGTGTCCTTGGGAAGATTCTCTACCTGTTGAAGAGATGATGAGTTATATTGCAAAAGATAAGAAAGTTGTAAGTCGTAATGCAATCGAAGTGATTCTACCAAACGGAATTGGAGCGCCTTCGATTCAGACAATTTCTCTTGATGATCTTAGACAGCACTTACTTGATTATGCTAATGGTAAGGGAACAACAAAAGACTTTATTAAAAAAATAAAAGTTCCTTCATCTAAGTCATTTGCTAATCGCGCACTTATCTTGGCCGCTACTTATCCACAAGATGTGCAGCTTATAAATATGCCAGAGTCAACAGATGTTGTTAATATGCTCAGTTGCTTAGAGAGTATTGGTTTAACAATTGAGAAGGCCGATGATGGAATTATTATTCGTGGCTCTTTTCCTGAATGCGAGATTGAAACAGATGATGTAATCGAGCTTTATTCTGGAGATGGAGGAACGACAAATCGATTTATCATTCCACTACTTGCCTTGGGAAAAAATAAATATAGCTTAATTCCAAGTGAAAAAATGTTTGAAAGGCCAATGGATGAGCTGGCAAATGTACTAAATGATCTCGATGCGATTGTGACTAGAGATGAAAATACATGGTTTCAAGTTCAAGGGCCTGTGAGTATCTCTAGAGGGGTATATGAAGTAGATTGTAGTCGTTCGACACAATTTGCAACTGGTCTTGCAATGGCCCTGTCTCCACGTGATATTGATGTCGAGCCTGTTAATTTAACTACGAGTCGTCCATATTGGGACATGACATTGAACTTAATTGAGCGTTTTAAAAATGGAGAACAAGTTTTTGAAGTTCCTGTAGACTTTAGTTCTCTAGGATATCCGCTGGCCTATGCTTGTTTAACTGGTCCAGTCTTAGTTGAGAATTGTAAAGGAATCGATCGCTTTCAAGCAGATAGTAAGTTTATAGGACTTCTTGAAGAATTAGGTGGGCAATTTGACTTTACCGCCAATGGCTTCTTATTTAACGGTATGGACAATTTAAACGGATTTGAAATGGATTGTCGCGATTGTCCAGATCTCATACCAACACTATGCTTTCTGGCTTCGTACGCAGATGGAGCAACAATAATTAGAAGTGTTGAAGTTCTTATTCATAAAGAGTCTGATCGCTTAAATGCAGTAATGGACTTAATGAAGCTCTATGATATTGAACATCACTATCACGAGGAAGAAGACTATCTTGAAGTTATTGGAACAAAGCCTGATGGAAGGTCTGTCGATATCGTTCCGCCTCGAGATCACCGTATGGTAATGGTTTCTTACCTTTATCAATTAGTAAATGGTGGTGGAAATTTAGAAAATAAGGACTGTGTCGAAAAGTCATTTCCTAACTTCTTTGAGGTTATTGCTTAGTGAAGAAGATTGAAGTCATAATAGTTTCTTTATTTATTACGATTTCAATCTTCTGCGAGATCTTTGGTTATCGTGGAAATATTTATCCATTCTTTAGTTGGAATTTATTCAGTGTTTCGAGGGATAAATAGTTGATAAGTAATCTATCTCAAATATTCTATTTAATGACTTTTCCTATTATAAGTATGTTTCTTTATGAAAGTTTTTCAACTCCGAAAGAAACAAACTGGATATCTTCAATTGTACCTTTAGAGTTTCTTCTACCTGCATTATGCTTATGGACGATTACTACCTTTGGTGCGTTAAAATATGCGTTTTGTAAGTACTATCGAATTATTTATTCTATAGTACTATTTTTTATAATAGGGATGTCTAATGGTGCTGATATAGACCACGACTTATTTCTTTGGCTATACATTTCTATAATACTGATTTTTGAAAAAGATAATGACTCTTCAAGGGATAGTATTTTAAATCTATCTAAACTACTCACTGTTCTAATATATTTTATGTCTGGTTTCTGGAAGGTTTATTATTCTATTACTAGTTTTTTCTTCGAAGGTCAGGGCTACTTTCATTTAAATGGATTACGTCATATAATTGAAGATTATAATTCTAGTTCAGGATATAGTTGGTTATTATTAAATCAAGTGCCATCTATTGTATTTTTTAGCTCGGGGCTATTTGTTGTCTTATTAGAGCTTAGTGGTTTAATTTTATATTTTAAGAAGAGATCGTCTTTGTATAATTGGGCATTGTTAATAATTGGATTTCATTTACTAACTGTCGTAGTCATGAAGATTGA is a window from the Bacteriovorax sp. BAL6_X genome containing:
- a CDS encoding putative 3-phosphoshikimate 1-carboxyvinyltransferase; this translates as MSEIKLFEEINDVNKILNEIDSDRILVILDSNINSLYLDLIDAREGIEIYIAPAGEDCKNISEVERACEFFIEKGIHRGAHLVAIGGGACSDFAGLVATLLLRGIKWSVIPTTLLSMIDASIGGKVAVNSKFGKNLIGAFHLPEKIYICAKFLETLAEEDFISGLGELAKYYFLDEQVFNLINNEASFEEITLRCAKYKQEIVEQDFKEGGIRKVLNLGHTLGHAIEKVYELPHGVAVYWGLKLIFNIFHRDEESEFLNQFSGIFGLDALMCPWEDSLPVEEMMSYIAKDKKVVSRNAIEVILPNGIGAPSIQTISLDDLRQHLLDYANGKGTTKDFIKKIKVPSSKSFANRALILAATYPQDVQLINMPESTDVVNMLSCLESIGLTIEKADDGIIIRGSFPECEIETDDVIELYSGDGGTTNRFIIPLLALGKNKYSLIPSEKMFERPMDELANVLNDLDAIVTRDENTWFQVQGPVSISRGVYEVDCSRSTQFATGLAMALSPRDIDVEPVNLTTSRPYWDMTLNLIERFKNGEQVFEVPVDFSSLGYPLAYACLTGPVLVENCKGIDRFQADSKFIGLLEELGGQFDFTANGFLFNGMDNLNGFEMDCRDCPDLIPTLCFLASYADGATIIRSVEVLIHKESDRLNAVMDLMKLYDIEHHYHEEEDYLEVIGTKPDGRSVDIVPPRDHRMVMVSYLYQLVNGGGNLENKDCVEKSFPNFFEVIA